The Penaeus vannamei isolate JL-2024 chromosome 13, ASM4276789v1, whole genome shotgun sequence genome window below encodes:
- the LOC113813685 gene encoding metallophosphoesterase domain-containing protein 1, which yields MNWRRNNGRGGVHFTRPKKTPQEDLPPLSPNMVRFVAVSDTHSRAVKAEVPDGDVLLHAGDFTGRGTLSEAMQFNMWLGTLPHKHKVVIAGNHDVLLDAEECGRALPADPTRFLTNAIYLCDDSVTLFGIKIYGTPWIPEYHSPMKTASDKWKEEKYPHLRAFEIPRGAPLRQKWQAIPEDTDILLTHTPPLGQGDLTARKKRAGCEDLLEAVQRRVKPKYHVFGHIHEGYGVSEDAHTVYMNASVCNLRYQAVNIPLVFDLPLPDGVSKA from the exons ATGAACTGGCGGCGAAATAACGGTCGTGGCGGTGTCCACTTCACAAGGCCGAAAAAGACGCCACAAGAGgacctcccccctctgtcccctaACATG GTAAGGTTCGTGGCCGTAAGCGATACGCACAGCCGGGCAGTGAAGGCGGAGGTACCAGATGGAGATGTCCTCCTCCATGCAGGGGATTTCACAGGGCGAGGCACACTCAGCGAGGCCATGCAGTTCAATATGTGGCTTG GGACGCTTCCTCACAAGCACAAAGTCGTGATAGCAGGGAACCACGACGTCCTCCTAGACGCTGAGGAGTGCGGCCGAGCTCTTCCCGCTGATCCCACTCGATTCCTCACCAACGCCATCTATTTGTGTGATGATAGTGTGACTCTCTTCGGCATCAAAATATATGGTACTCCGTG GATACCCGAATACCATTCGCCCATGAAAACGGCATCAGATAAGTGGAA AGAAGAGAAATACCCACACCTACGAGCCTTCGAAATACCCCGAGGAGCACCCCTCCGGCAGAAGTGGCAAGCCATTCCCGAGGACACGGATATCCTGCTGACCCACACGCCGCCCCTGGGTCAAGGCGACCTGACCGCACGAAAGAAAAGGGCCGGGTGTGAGGACCTCCTGGAGGCCGTGCAGCGTCGAGTGAAGCCCAAGTACCACGTCTTCGGCCACATACATGAAG gCTACGGTGTCTCGGAGGACGCGCACACAGTCTACATGAACGCCTCAGTCTGCAACTTGAGGTACCAGGCAGTCAATATCCCCCTCGTCTTTGATTTGCCCTTGCCCGATGGAGTGTCCAAGGCTTGA